Proteins found in one Strigops habroptila isolate Jane chromosome W, bStrHab1.2.pri, whole genome shotgun sequence genomic segment:
- the LOC115619209 gene encoding uncharacterized protein C18orf25 homolog: protein MKMEAVGKAEQLVDSEVPPKTSEKQETAPDEDGSIELETQTRKDSMLTAAGSAVLSSMPCLLMELRRDSSESQLAFMESHKPMGGQVYESDSSNQCMLSPSSSGHLADSDTLSSTEENEHCQAEAAVKGDSSVVSGAAVGRKSRRSRSESETSTMAVKKNRQSSDKQNGRVTKVKGHQSKKHKERIRLLRQKREAAARKKYNLLQDSSTSDSDLTCDSSTSSSDDDEEVSGSSKTITAEIQGRGCFLN from the coding sequence ATGAAGATGGAAGCagtgggaaaagcagaacaacTTGTTGATTCAGAAGTTCCACCAAAGacttctgaaaagcaagagaCTGCTCCTGATGAAGACGGATCTATAGAACTCGAGACACAAACTCGGAAGGACAGCATGCTCACTGCAGCAGGCTCTGCGGTGCTCTCTTCGATGCCTTGCTTACTGATGGAACTGAGGCGAGACTCCTCGGAGTCTCAGCTAGCATTTATGGAGAGCCATAAGCCAATGGGTGGTCAAGTTTATGAGAGTGACTCTTCTAATCAGTGcatgctttctccttcttccagcGGGCATTTGGCCGACTCGGATACATTGTCTTCCACAGAAGAGAATGAGCACTGTCAGGCTGAAGCTGCTGTAAAGGGAGACTCTTCTGTGGTGTCTGGGGCTGCAGTTGGGAGGAAATCCAGGCGATCCAGGTCCGAAAGTGAAACTTCAACAATGGCTGTCAAGAAAAACCGTCAGTCTAGTGATAAGCAGAATGGTCGAGTTACCAAGGTAAAAGGTCATCAAAgtaaaaagcacaaagaaagaatCCGTCTCTTAAGACAGAAACGGGAGGCAGCTGCTCGCAAGAAGTACAacctgctgcaggacagcagtACCAGTGATAGTGACCTGACGTGTGACTCGAGCACGAGCTCATCAGATGACGATGAAGAAGTTTCAGGGAGCAGCAAGACAATCACTGCAGAGATACAAGGTAGAGgatgttttttaaactga